In the genome of uncultured Flavobacterium sp., the window TACAATAAATATAGTTCCATTATTTATATCCAGAATAGAAGTATAGTTACAGCTTTGATATTTACCTAAAATAGTAATATTAGAATTAAATTTTTTGGATAGCAATTCTTTAATTTTTTGTATGGTTTGCATAATAAATATTTTAGATTTGGGTTGTGGGATTGTAAATATAAGACAGTGCGTTTTAGTTAATTTACCCTTAAAAGTTTTAATTGTAATAAAATAAGGTTAAATAGAAACAAGAGTAACAAATAATAAATATCACATACAAAATCAAATCTATACAAATAATCAGCCTTCAGAACATATGTCCCAAAGGCTGATTATTTGTATTTAAATAGAAGTATTATTTCAAAATAACTACTTCTTCAGGAACTGTAAATAATAAAGTACAACCCGTTTTTGAAAATACTGAATGTGAACTTCCTGGTGGCATATACAAATAATCACCTTTTTTTAGTTCATCTTTTCCGGAGCGAACTTCACCTTCCAGAACATAAATTTCTTCGCCTGCCGGATGAATGTGATTTGGATATGATGCCCCAGGTTCAAATTTTAATAAAAACTTTGTAGGTCTGTTTGCCTCTTTGTCAAAGAACAAAATTTTAGAATAAATACCTTCAGTTTTTACGCCTTCTTCAACAAGAAGATTCCAATCTATTTCGCTGCTTTTTGTGATTTGTCTTTCCATTTTTATTGATTTTTAAATTGTTTTATTTTTCGTAATGATTTCATCTAAACTCCATTTGTAATTCTCTGTAGTTGATAAAAGAAAAGCTGCCATAGAAAATACAAATACCGAATAATCTAACGGATCTTTTACTCCAAAAGAATATGTCATGGAAAGTGCAAACACAAAAGTCAAAATTGCGGCCGCAATTGAAGCCAGTCTTGTTTGATAGCCAGTGAGTAGGAGTAATGCCAAAAGCGATTCGGCAATAGTTGCCAGGACTGCGATTGTGGGAATAAGGTTTTTTGGAGCAAATGAATTTACTTGTCCCGTGTAGATTAAAAAGTTTTTCCAGCCTGAAGAATTGACTCCCCAAAATCCTAACCGACTTGAAACGGCTGATAAAAATCCTGTTGCCAAAGCAATTCGCAAAAGCAAAATTGCGTAATCCTGATATCTTTTCATATACTAGTTTTATTAGTAATTATTTCTGATACAAAGATGTTACAAGTATGCTTGCTAAAGAATAGAGAATCTTGGAAAAAACATGTAATTAAGAAAGAACTAGTTTTTCTTTATAAGATTTTGGAGAAATATTGGTGTGTTTCTTGAAGAAATTAGAAAAATAAAAAGGATCATTAAAGCCTAAAGCATAAGCGACTTCTTTTACTGATAATTTTTCATAAGTAAAAAGACGTTTGGCTTCAGAAATAATCAATCCGAACATTACATTTTGAGCTGTTTTATTAGTATGTAGTTTTGAAAGTTCATTCAATTTAGATTCGGTAGAACCAATCAAATTGGCTATTTCGTTTACGGATAGGTTTTTTTCGAAGTTTTTCAAAACCGCTTCCAGAAAATGAAGAAATACAGCGTCAGGTTTATAGATTTCGTCACCGCGATTAATTTTAGTACGGTTGATTTCGATTAAAATTAATTCGATTCGGCTGTGAATTGAAATCTGATATTGGTAGGGTGTTTCGATTAGTTCCTTTTTGATTTCTTCTAATTCCCGAACAATAACTTTAGGATTATCAACCGAAATCATTTCGTTCATTGCAAAATGACAAAACAAACCATTATGGAAAATCAATTCCATATCAGTATCATCTTTACAAAAGAAATCATAAGTAAATTCCAAAATAAATCCACTTGCATTTTGTATGTTCCGGAAATAATGAATTTGACCCGAAGTGATTGTAATAACAGAGTTTTCAGTCAGTACAAATTCATTTTCATCTACAGAAATAGTAGTTGAGCCCGAAGTACAAAAAACTAAAATGTATTTTAATACACGTCTCGGATTTTCTAAATCTGTTGCCTGGTCAAATGTTTTTATATCGATCATTTGTTTGAAAATTTATATTCAAAAATAAGATTTATTTCACAAAGTTACTCTAAGTTGACACAGAGATTTATGAAGTATTTTTGAAGAAAGAAAAGAATAATCTCGCGATCCCGATAGCTATCGGGATTGCGAGATTATTTCATCTGCTTATGTTGAATCATTTTTTAGACAAAATCTCCAATAGCTTTTCTAAGTTATCAATACTCATTTTAAAGCCTTCTGTAAAGCCCATTTCAATTAATCTTTCCAAACGTTCCAGTGATTCATTTACAATAGTAATATTCACTTCAGTTATACCGTTTTGTCTGCTAAAAGTATAATCCCAATCAGAACCGGGCAATTCACGATTTTCATTTTCGTCTGCAAAAGTATTGAACATTTTAAAATTGGTTTTTGGCGTAATCGAAGTATATTCCTGAACAGCCCAACGCTCCTGTCCTTCGGGACTTACCATCGCGTAGAATCGTCGCCCGCCAACTTCAAAATTCATGTGTTTTGTTCTGGATGTCCATGGTTTTGGTGCAACCCATTGGTCAAGAAGTTCCGCTTTAGTAAAAGCATCCCAAACCAGCGGAAGTTCTGCATCAAATTCTCTGTTTATAAATACCGTTTTTGTGGCTTTGTCAACGGTAAAATCAAATTGCAAATCGTTTTTCATTTTTTCTGTTCTTTAAGTGTTAGTAATAGTTTGTCAAGCTGATTAAATTTGGTTTCCCAAATTTCTCTGAATTGAGTAATCCATTTGTCGATTTCTTTCATTTTTTCAATTTCAAGTGAATAGTAAATTTCTCTGCCTTGTTGTTCCTGTTTTATCAGGTCGCATTCTACAAGTACCCGAAGGTGTTTAGAAACAGATTGTCGGGTAGTATTAAAGTTCTCCGCAATGGCATTTGGAGTCATTGCCTGCATTGCAATTAAGGTAATAATAGACCGCCTAGTTGGGTCGGCTATTGCCTGAAAAATGTCTCGTCTCATAATACTTTAGTTTTAATTACGAAGCCAATCGGTTGCAAATATACGTGCAACTATTTGGTTTCGCAATTTTTTTAACAATTATTTTTTAAAACAATTTATTAAAGTCATTAACTAACAGTGTTTTATATGAACTAAATTGTCACCTTGAGCGATCCCGATCCCGAATCTTCGGGAGGGAGAATACTTATAAAACCGAAACTGCAACATTAATAAACAAGCAAAAATTGGAATTTAGAGTTTATTAATTGGAATTTTAATTTGAAGCTATTTCCTGCTGTCCTTCCAAATCTTTTTCTTGCTAAAGAAGCAAGAAAAAGGATTTTCCCTCCCATCAGGGCTAGGGCAATCAGTTTCATAAGAAGATTTTATTTTCATTGATAGAGAATGTCCTATTGGTTGTAAGAGATTTTCCTATATTTGCCGTTCTTAAATCTTCACATTAAGAACAAAATAAAATTGCCCTTGTGCTATGTAGTAAAGTTCCGAAAGGGCTTTGACGCCGTGAAGAAGCGTAAGACTGCTAACGCATGAGGGTTTTTATTCTTAAATCTTCACATTATGAGTACAAACACCCTTTCAAAAGAAGCCGAAACAAGGCTTATGAATTTTTTCAACCATACAATTGATCCAGAAACGATGGCCAAGACCATAAGGCAATTAAATTATTTACTTGCTTTAGAAGTAATGAGAAAAAATGAAACCCTTAAAAACGAAATAGACAACATAGAAAACAGCTTTTATTGGTTGAATGAACTAGCCGAAATTTTAAATCCGTATTTGGATAAGGAATAAAATCTTTGAATCATTTTATAAACAAAAAACCTCGATTTTTCTAAAATCGAGGTTTTTTGTTTATTTGCCATTTAGTGTTTTCAGAAGTAACCTTGCTGTGCGAAGTCTCCCGACTTCGTACCCGTTCCAATAAGCAAATAAAGAAATATAAAAGATGCTTGGATAAATTGGGATGGATTAAACAGTGTGTACGAAGTCGGGGGACTTCGCTCAGCGCATAACTTTTAATAATATTTTAATTTTCGAGAGACTTCGGAAAGCAGGAACTTTTTAGATCCATCTTCACAAGCTTTGTCGCTCAGAATACTTTCTTGAGTTTATTTATTTTTATTGATGATTTTGATTCTACCATTTTGTTTTCAATAACTTTCCCATTTCTATCGATTTTAAAACAAAGATCAATATAAGCACTACCTACTGTTGAATACGAAAAACTATATAATTCAATCATTAAGATAGTATATTTTGCTTTTTTTATCGCGCAAATCTTATTGGGAATTAAATTTTTAAAATTTATTATGCTAATACCTTCTATCGGAAATTTATTTATTTCAATTAAAGGATTTTGAGGGGTATTAATTTTATTTAGAAGTTCCTTACCTATAGTTTCATCTGGACATTCTTTAGTAATTATATTTTCAGTTTTAATAACAATGTCGACAATATTATCATATATATTTTCATGAATTTTGTATAAGCTTACTGAATCATTAATCGCTATACGACAAGATTCAATATTTTTTTGAATATATTGAGAGTTTTGATTTTGTCCATTTGCAAAACCAAACATTAAGCAGAAAAAGAAGATTTTAATTTTCATAGATTACCTGTTGTGCTATTTTTAAAACTAAAAATAGTTGATTTATAAATAATTGTTGTTCCAAAATCTCCTTTAAAAACTGATACAGATTCAAATATTGATTCTTCTAAAATACTAGAATTAGACCAATTTTTAAATGCATTTTTTTTATGATCAGAATGTATGTATAACCATTTTTGCCAATTTGTATTAGTACAGATATCAGCACCTTGCCAACCAATTCCTCCACCTGAGTAATCAAAATCAATATATTCATTATTAAAATATTGAGTTCCTTTTATTGTGTATTCAATAGCTGTTTTCATTTTTACATTTTCATTTCTTCCTTTAGCATTTTTTTCAAAATCAATACTTTCATTTAAATCGATATTCAAAAATTTTCGAAATGCTGGATTTCCTTGGGCACCATAATGAAATGTATGAGCATATGTTTCGTCATTCCATTTGTTTCTCATCTTTATTATAGTATCATTTAGAAACCAATTACTTTTATATTTGGTTACTTTGGAATTAATTAGTTGTTTATGGTGATTTATAACTATAAAAGGAATAGATTTTATTACATCTAATGAAAATCCTGATTCTGAATAAGCTAAACTCGCTATTCGTAAAAAGACATCATTTTTTATTTTTAATGATTCGATATTATTATAAGTCAAAAGTTCATTTCCATTTTTATCTTTTTGTGTAGATTTCCCATTACAAACATAAACATCATTTACACTTCCTTCGTAATCAGATTCGTTTATCTTACCTTCAAAAGTACCATCTTTATTATAAAAATGTCCGTTTACATTTATAATACGATCTATATTAGGTATAGGTGCGCCCAAAGTATTAAGATTTGTAATTTCGTTTCGTTGTCCGCAATCCCAAATTGTAATATCGACTCCTCCATATTCGCATTTTATGGTACTTCTTAAAAGTACTGCCAACTCATCCTGAAAATATACCGTTCCTGGATTTTTCCACTCACCAAGTTTCATTACTGATGCACAAGGGCTGGAACTTAAAAAGCTTTTTTTGCAATTGCCTTTAAATATCAAACTCGTCATGTCATTCTCAACCACTGTAACAACACGTTTGTCTTGTATACTTGGCGTATCATAATTTGCCTTTAAGTCACCTTCAGGAATGGTGCATGAATTGCATCTAATTTTGGCGCCGTCAATAACAAATTTTAAACCATTTTTAGCTTCTTGTTTTTCTTCTCTTTGCTTTCTTAGTAAAGTATTATCCGGTTTTGCCATTATAGTGAGGTTTTATAAATGTTATACATAAGGGTTGTTTTTTCTTTTTCTATTTCTACAGTCGCTAAATCTATTTGGTCTTCCCTATAGTTAGTTGTTTGATGTAGAAGTAAAGCAAAGTCAAAATTGTAATTTATATAACCTTAACAAGATTTATAAATAACAGAATAAGACATAATTTAATTTGATAAATAAAAGAAGAAGGTGTTTTGTATTGAGAAGTTTTGTGAGATCTTGTTGTCTTAAAAGAACTAAATATTTTTAAATACAAGATTCTAGTCTTTGGCGAGCTTCTTATGGAGATTTCTCGTTCCTCGAAATGACAAAAAATAAGAATAAAAACTTTATGACATTGCTCCCGATAACTGTCGGGATTACGAGAAATTCTTTGTAGATTATTTATACCTACAAGGTTGAAAAAAACCTTGTAGGAAAGTGCAAAAACAAAAAAGGACGATACTTATCAGGTATCGTCCTAAAGGAAAATTTGATTTACATTCTCGAATCATTTCTAATTTTTGAATGCCGCATTAAGCGTACAGTTTTTGGTGAACTACTATAGAAAGCTAAACGCAGGTTATTCGTTTATGATATCGCCTTCTTTAGTTTCTTCGCTGGCAATTTTCACCAGTTTATCTTTTGGGTTTAAGTCGCCGAAGATTTCAATTTTATCATCGATTTCTCTTCCTTTTTTCACGTCAACTCGCGTTGCTTTGTGGTTTACTACTTTGATCACAAACATACCTTCGGCTGAACTTACCAATGCCGATTTTGGAATTACAAACGTACTGTCTTTCGCGTTAAGCGGTAACAGAACTTCGGCAACCATTCCTGGCAATAGGTTTTCTTTTGTGTTGTGAACGTCCATTTCTACACGCTCAGAACGAAGTTTTAGATCTAATGCTCCGGACATTCTTGTAATTGTCGCTTTGAAGGTTTCCGGCAATGATTTTACATTAAAACTCATTTCATCGCCATTGTGTAAATATCCGGTATACAATTCTGGAACAGAAACCGCCAAACGCAATTTATCTTGTTGCTGAATCGTCAATAAAGGCAAATCTGAACCTTTTCCTGCCGGACCAACAAATGTTCCTAAATTGACGTTTCTTGCCGCTACAACTCCGTCAAAAGGAGCACGAATTTCAAGATAACCTCTTATAATCGAGACTTCTTTATGTGCTGCAACTGCTGCCTGATATTGTGCGTAATCAGAGTTTTTCTTTCCGTTTGCCATTTCTAAATCATTTTTAGAAATCGTTCCTTCAACTTTGCTCGTTTCATACAAACGGTTGTAGGTGCTTTTGCTGGTTGCATAAATAGCTTCCATCGATTTTAATCTTGATTCGGCGGCAGCCAATTGTGAGCTGATTTCCGGAGCTTCAAGAACAATCAAAAGTTGTCCTTTTTTTACTTTGGTACCAATATCTACTTTCAGCAATTTTACAAAACTACTTACTTTAGCGTATAAGTCTACTTGTTGAAAACCGGTTAATTCGGCTGGCAAACGCAACTCTGTAGATAATTTTTCTTTCTCTAATAAAAACGTTTCTGTTTTAGGTTCCAATTCTGCAACTGGAATTTCTTCTTTCTTAGAATTACAACTCGTTAGAAAAAACACGGCAAAAAAGAATAATGCGGTCGATTGTATAATTTTATTTTTCATTTTTCGGATTTAATGATGAGATATAATGGATGCTTTCTTCGTCTTCAGGATCTAAAGAAACAGATTGTATTGTTGTTTTTTCTTGTGCCCACGCAAAGATAAGTGGCAGGATCAGCAATACGGCAAAAGTCGAAAATAATAATCCGCCAATTACGGCTCTTCCTAACGGAGAAACCTGATCACCACCTTCGCCATGACCAATTGCCATTGGCAACATTCCGGCAATCATTGCAACAGAGGTCATGATAATTGGACGAAGACGTAACGCCGCAGCTTCACGTGCCGATTCTAAGGCATTTCCGTTTCGTTTTCGAAGCTGTTCTGCATTCGTAACCAGTAATACGGCATTCGCGATCGAAACTCCAACGGACATGATGATTCCCATATACGATTGTAAATTTAACGTCGAACCTGTAATTGTCAGCATTAATAAGGCTCCTAAAACTACTGCAGGAACTGTGGTTAGAATTACCAGCGAAACTTTGAACGACTGAAAATTAGCGGCCAACATTAAGAAGATTACAAAGATGGCAACCAATAAACCGACTTGTAAACTGCTTAATGTTTCGACCAATACTTTACTCATCCCAATTGGAGTGATGAATAACCCACGCGGTAATTCTCCCAATGAGTTTATCGTTGCATCTACATCTTTTACTGCCGTCCCCAAATCGGTCTGGTTGATGTTTGCTGTAACGGTAATGTATGGCATAGCCCCTAAATTGTCATTTTCACCACTAACAAATCCTGGTGTAATTTTGGCAACGTCACTTAAAACCGGACGAAGCGAGTTCTTTAATACCGGAATTTCTCCAATATCTGTTTTGCTTTTCATTTTATTCAAAGGCACTTGCACCTGAACGTTGTATGATAATCCGGCTTTTTCATCGACCCAGGTATTTTTCTCTGTGTATCTTGATGATGACGTCGAAGCCACAAGTGATCGCGATATATCGTTCATGTCAACGCCTAGTTCGGCTGCACGTGTTCTGTCAATATTAATATTCATTGCCGGATAATGAATTGGCTGACCAATTTGTACGTCTCTGAAATAAGCTATTTTTTTCAGTTTTTCTACAATTTGATTCGCATATAATTCATTTCGCTTTTTGTCTTTTCCTGCAATTCGAACTTCGATTGGAGTAGGAGAGCCCTGACTCAAAACTTTATCAGTAAGCTCGATTGGTTCAAAAGAGAGTTTCACATCCGGAAGTACTTTTTTAATTCGGGCTCTAAAGCCGTCTTTAAAATCATCCATATCCACGTGATATTCTTTTAAACTCACCTGAAATACTGCTTCATGTGAACCTGCCATGAACAAATAAATAGGGTTGATCGAGAATAACGATGGGTGCTGACCAACATATACAGACGAAATTCCGATATGCTCTTTACCAACCATTTTTTGCAGTTCTTTCAAAACAATAACCGCTTTTTCTTCGGTACGTTCTAAACGAGTTCCGTCCGGAGCACGCATTCTCAGCTGAAACTGACTTGAGTTTACTTTTGGGAAAACATCTTTTCCGATGAAATTAATAAAGACAACAGCCAAAAGTGTAATTACAACCAAGTAAATTAAAGCAGCCGGTTTTTTATAAGGGAATAAACGATCTAAAGTTCGCATAAAACGGATTCTGAAACGCTCGAAAGCGCCAATTTTACCGTTGTTATTAGAATCATCTTTTTCGATCATTACCTTTTTCTGTGTGATGATATCTTTTTCAGATTCCGGTGTTAATCCGCAGGCATTAAATTCTGCTTCGTCATCTGTAATAGTTGGCGCATGTTCGTGTTTTGGATGCGTTTTCATCAACCAGTTTGCCATTACAGGAACAAAAGTCTGAGATAATAAGAACGAAATTACCATTGAGAAACCAATTGCTAAAGCCAAAGGCAAGAACAAAGCTCCCGGAATTCCGACCATTGTAAATGCCGGTGCAAAAACTGCCAAAATACAAAGTAAGATCAATAATTTAGGCAAAGCAATTTCCTGACAAGCGTCCCAAATGGCGAGCGCCTTGGGTTTACCCATATCAAGATGCTGGTGAATATTTTCTATCGTTACCGTACTTTCATCTACCAGGATTCCAATCGCTAATGCCAATCCTGATAAAGACATTAAGTTGATCGTTTGTCCGAATAATTTCAGGAATAA includes:
- a CDS encoding cupin domain-containing protein; translated protein: MERQITKSSEIDWNLLVEEGVKTEGIYSKILFFDKEANRPTKFLLKFEPGASYPNHIHPAGEEIYVLEGEVRSGKDELKKGDYLYMPPGSSHSVFSKTGCTLLFTVPEEVVILK
- a CDS encoding DoxX family protein; this encodes MKRYQDYAILLLRIALATGFLSAVSSRLGFWGVNSSGWKNFLIYTGQVNSFAPKNLIPTIAVLATIAESLLALLLLTGYQTRLASIAAAILTFVFALSMTYSFGVKDPLDYSVFVFSMAAFLLSTTENYKWSLDEIITKNKTI
- a CDS encoding AraC family transcriptional regulator is translated as MIDIKTFDQATDLENPRRVLKYILVFCTSGSTTISVDENEFVLTENSVITITSGQIHYFRNIQNASGFILEFTYDFFCKDDTDMELIFHNGLFCHFAMNEMISVDNPKVIVRELEEIKKELIETPYQYQISIHSRIELILIEINRTKINRGDEIYKPDAVFLHFLEAVLKNFEKNLSVNEIANLIGSTESKLNELSKLHTNKTAQNVMFGLIISEAKRLFTYEKLSVKEVAYALGFNDPFYFSNFFKKHTNISPKSYKEKLVLS
- a CDS encoding SRPBCC domain-containing protein, yielding MKNDLQFDFTVDKATKTVFINREFDAELPLVWDAFTKAELLDQWVAPKPWTSRTKHMNFEVGGRRFYAMVSPEGQERWAVQEYTSITPKTNFKMFNTFADENENRELPGSDWDYTFSRQNGITEVNITIVNESLERLERLIEMGFTEGFKMSIDNLEKLLEILSKK
- a CDS encoding metalloregulator ArsR/SmtB family transcription factor — protein: MRRDIFQAIADPTRRSIITLIAMQAMTPNAIAENFNTTRQSVSKHLRVLVECDLIKQEQQGREIYYSLEIEKMKEIDKWITQFREIWETKFNQLDKLLLTLKEQKK
- a CDS encoding PAAR-like protein, which codes for MAKPDNTLLRKQREEKQEAKNGLKFVIDGAKIRCNSCTIPEGDLKANYDTPSIQDKRVVTVVENDMTSLIFKGNCKKSFLSSSPCASVMKLGEWKNPGTVYFQDELAVLLRSTIKCEYGGVDITIWDCGQRNEITNLNTLGAPIPNIDRIINVNGHFYNKDGTFEGKINESDYEGSVNDVYVCNGKSTQKDKNGNELLTYNNIESLKIKNDVFLRIASLAYSESGFSLDVIKSIPFIVINHHKQLINSKVTKYKSNWFLNDTIIKMRNKWNDETYAHTFHYGAQGNPAFRKFLNIDLNESIDFEKNAKGRNENVKMKTAIEYTIKGTQYFNNEYIDFDYSGGGIGWQGADICTNTNWQKWLYIHSDHKKNAFKNWSNSSILEESIFESVSVFKGDFGTTIIYKSTIFSFKNSTTGNL
- a CDS encoding efflux RND transporter periplasmic adaptor subunit, translated to MKNKIIQSTALFFFAVFFLTSCNSKKEEIPVAELEPKTETFLLEKEKLSTELRLPAELTGFQQVDLYAKVSSFVKLLKVDIGTKVKKGQLLIVLEAPEISSQLAAAESRLKSMEAIYATSKSTYNRLYETSKVEGTISKNDLEMANGKKNSDYAQYQAAVAAHKEVSIIRGYLEIRAPFDGVVAARNVNLGTFVGPAGKGSDLPLLTIQQQDKLRLAVSVPELYTGYLHNGDEMSFNVKSLPETFKATITRMSGALDLKLRSERVEMDVHNTKENLLPGMVAEVLLPLNAKDSTFVIPKSALVSSAEGMFVIKVVNHKATRVDVKKGREIDDKIEIFGDLNPKDKLVKIASEETKEGDIINE
- a CDS encoding efflux RND transporter permease subunit produces the protein MNLIRFALRKPISILVLVAGLFFFGIGAIKDIKVDILPKMNLPVIYIAHPFGGYTPDQMEAYFAKTYVNILPFANGVKSVETKNIQGLMIMKLTYYENTNMAQAAAELSSLSNRIQAAFPPGTQPPFIIRFDASSLPIGQLVLSSKIRSNNELQDLANVYVRASFTSIPGLLSPAPFGGSPRTIEVNVDPDLLRSHNMTPDQIVEAIRINNQTAPSGNVRMGDVNYITPTNNTIKEVKDFENIPLFKGSVQNLKLGDVATVKDGADITQGYALVNGKRSVYISIAKAGDASTWDVVQKLKAELPKIQSTLPEDVKLSYEFDQSVYVINSVKSLITEGIIGAVLTGLMVLLFLGDKRAALIVILTIPISIISGVLFLKLFGQTINLMSLSGLALAIGILVDESTVTIENIHQHLDMGKPKALAIWDACQEIALPKLLILLCILAVFAPAFTMVGIPGALFLPLALAIGFSMVISFLLSQTFVPVMANWLMKTHPKHEHAPTITDDEAEFNACGLTPESEKDIITQKKVMIEKDDSNNNGKIGAFERFRIRFMRTLDRLFPYKKPAALIYLVVITLLAVVFINFIGKDVFPKVNSSQFQLRMRAPDGTRLERTEEKAVIVLKELQKMVGKEHIGISSVYVGQHPSLFSINPIYLFMAGSHEAVFQVSLKEYHVDMDDFKDGFRARIKKVLPDVKLSFEPIELTDKVLSQGSPTPIEVRIAGKDKKRNELYANQIVEKLKKIAYFRDVQIGQPIHYPAMNINIDRTRAAELGVDMNDISRSLVASTSSSRYTEKNTWVDEKAGLSYNVQVQVPLNKMKSKTDIGEIPVLKNSLRPVLSDVAKITPGFVSGENDNLGAMPYITVTANINQTDLGTAVKDVDATINSLGELPRGLFITPIGMSKVLVETLSSLQVGLLVAIFVIFLMLAANFQSFKVSLVILTTVPAVVLGALLMLTITGSTLNLQSYMGIIMSVGVSIANAVLLVTNAEQLRKRNGNALESAREAAALRLRPIIMTSVAMIAGMLPMAIGHGEGGDQVSPLGRAVIGGLLFSTFAVLLILPLIFAWAQEKTTIQSVSLDPEDEESIHYISSLNPKNEK